In Callospermophilus lateralis isolate mCalLat2 chromosome 19, mCalLat2.hap1, whole genome shotgun sequence, the following are encoded in one genomic region:
- the Bhlha15 gene encoding class A basic helix-loop-helix protein 15, which produces MKTKNRPPRRRTSLQDTEATPEEQTAERPQSGSGMELTKGLRSRTPRGAGARAEGGRRRQGPSSRRESSVQRRLESNERERQRMHKLNNAFQALREVIPHVRADKKLSKIETLTLAKNYIKSLTTTILTMSSGRLQGLEGQGPAQGPKLYQHYQQQQQQSAGGTLGATEAQPQGHLQRYSTQIHSFREGT; this is translated from the coding sequence ATGAAGACCAAGAATCGGCCACCCCGGCGCCGGACATCACTGCAGGACACGGAGGCCACGCCTGAGGAGCAGACAGCAGAGAGGCCCCAGTCGGGCTCAGGGATGGAGCTGACCAAGGGTCTGCGGAGCAGGACCCCCCGGGGAGCTGGGGCACGGGCAGAGGGTGGGCGCCGCCGGCAGGGTCCCAGCAGCCGTCGGGAGAGCAGTGTCCAGCGGCGGCTGGAGAGCAACGAGCGGGAGCGGCAGCGCATGCACAAGCTCAACAACGCCTTCCAGGCCCTGCGCGAGGTCATCCCGCACGTGCGGGCCGACAAGAAGCTCTCCAAGATCGAGACGCTCACCCTGGCCAAGAACTACATCAAGTCGCTGACCACCACCATCCTGACCATGTCCAGTGGCCGCCTCCAGGGCCTGGAGGGGCAGGGCCCGGCGCAGGGCCCCAAGCTCTACCAACATTaccagcagcaacagcagcaatCGGCCGGGGGCACCCTTGGAGCCACCGAGGCTCAGCCCCAGGGCCACCTGCAGCGATACTCCACACAGATCCACAGCTTCCGGGAGGGCACCTAA